A region from the Halomarina litorea genome encodes:
- a CDS encoding ester cyclase, whose amino-acid sequence MAVSTIDQQKAHVREFNEAVFNGRDYDALDALVADDVVQHGGPGGEEVRGIGGMRAYFRMLHTAFPDLEATIEDQVAEGDLVATRYTYRGTHDGAFVGIPATHKPVTITGTVFTRIEDGKTVETWVNADVLGLMRQVGVFSPDLLGGPSA is encoded by the coding sequence ATGGCAGTCTCTACCATCGACCAGCAAAAAGCGCACGTCCGCGAGTTCAACGAAGCGGTGTTCAACGGGCGGGACTACGACGCCCTCGACGCCCTCGTGGCCGACGACGTCGTCCAGCACGGCGGGCCGGGCGGCGAGGAGGTCCGCGGCATCGGCGGGATGCGCGCGTACTTCCGGATGCTCCACACCGCGTTCCCGGACCTCGAGGCGACCATCGAGGACCAGGTGGCGGAGGGCGACCTCGTCGCCACGCGCTACACGTACCGCGGGACCCACGACGGGGCGTTCGTAGGGATCCCGGCGACCCACAAGCCCGTGACCATCACCGGCACCGTCTTCACCCGCATCGAGGACGGCAAGACGGTCGAGACGTGGGTCAACGCCGACGTGCTCGGCCTGATGCGACAGGTCGGCGTGTTCTCGCCGGATCTCCTCGGCGGGCCGTCCGCCTGA
- a CDS encoding amidohydrolase family protein, which translates to MLDVLEAEDGPRAIDTHAHQPTAEFLEVAGGEMMADAARKFGTGVETWDYDEMVEEYHAAGVGRAVMLGWDAETNTGNPPVPNDYVAEVRDDYPDFLVGFGSVDPLKDDCVAEARRCVEDLDLSGFKFQQIAQGFDPSDPVHDDLWTAIEDLGVPVVFHGGSSTLGAGAPGGRGLKLKYGDPMLVDDVAADHPEMDILLAHPAFPWEKEQLAICQQKGNVHMDLSGWLPKYIDDQVLHYAGTVLQDKVMFGTDYPMIRPGRWLEQFEAYTDFPEDVQRKLLWENAEAFLGL; encoded by the coding sequence ATGCTCGACGTACTCGAAGCCGAGGACGGCCCGCGGGCCATCGACACCCACGCCCACCAGCCGACGGCGGAGTTCCTGGAGGTGGCGGGCGGCGAGATGATGGCCGATGCCGCCCGCAAGTTCGGGACCGGGGTGGAGACGTGGGACTACGACGAGATGGTCGAGGAGTACCACGCCGCGGGCGTCGGCCGGGCGGTCATGCTCGGGTGGGACGCCGAGACGAACACCGGCAACCCGCCGGTGCCGAACGACTACGTCGCCGAGGTGCGCGACGACTACCCCGACTTCCTCGTCGGGTTCGGGAGCGTCGACCCCCTGAAGGACGACTGCGTGGCGGAGGCCCGACGGTGCGTCGAGGACCTCGACCTCTCGGGGTTCAAGTTCCAGCAGATCGCACAGGGCTTCGACCCGAGCGACCCCGTCCACGATGACCTGTGGACCGCCATCGAGGACCTCGGGGTGCCCGTCGTCTTCCACGGCGGGTCCTCGACGCTCGGGGCCGGCGCGCCCGGCGGCCGGGGGCTGAAACTGAAGTACGGGGACCCAATGCTCGTCGACGACGTGGCCGCGGACCACCCCGAGATGGATATCCTCCTCGCGCACCCCGCCTTCCCGTGGGAGAAGGAGCAACTCGCCATCTGCCAGCAGAAGGGCAACGTCCACATGGACCTCTCGGGGTGGCTCCCGAAGTACATCGACGACCAGGTGCTCCACTACGCGGGGACGGTTCTGCAGGACAAGGTGATGTTCGGCACGGACTACCCGATGATTCGCCCGGGACGGTGGCTGGAGCAGTTCGAGGCGTACACCGACTTCCCGGAGGACGTCCAGCGGAAGCTCCTCTGGGAGAACGCCGAGGCGTTCCTCGGACTCTGA